The nucleotide sequence TCGACGACGATCCCGCCGCCCCCGATCAGCTCGCGCTGCTGGGCGACCAGCCGGCGGCGTACCCCGGGTACGGCCGACACCGCGCTGACCGCCTGAGTGACCGCCTCGCCGCGGATCTCGGCCCTGACCGGGGTGCCGTCGACCTGCACGTGCTCGTGGTCGGGGTCGGTGCCGATCTCGATGGTGCTGGCGGCGACCACGCCCTCGACGGCGTCGGCGTCCTCCGGGTCGGTCTCCGAGCGCAGCACCGCCCAGGTCGCGGCGCGATACATCGCGCCGGTGTCGAGATACCGGGCCCGCAGTCGTCGGGCGAGGGTGCGGGCGACCGTCGATTTTCCGGTGCCCGCTGCACCGTCCAGCGCGAGCACACCGGTGAACGGCACGGCGATCTTCCTGCCTTCCTGGTCGGGGTCCGCCCGTCGGGGTGGCGGCGGGCCCTCCTGCCGGCAATTC is from Mycobacteriales bacterium and encodes:
- the cmk gene encoding (d)CMP kinase — encoded protein: MPFTGVLALDGAAGTGKSTVARTLARRLRARYLDTGAMYRAATWAVLRSETDPEDADAVEGVVAASTIEIGTDPDHEHVQVDGTPVRAEIRGEAVTQAVSAVSAVPGVRRRLVAQQRELIGGGGIVVEGRDIGTVVAPCAHTKIYLTAAAPVRALRRSRQHGRDEAAAVAATQADIHRRDSYDSSRSTDPLRPAEDAVELDTTEMSVDAVVERVLSLLPEDAVR